From Streptomyces sp. HUAS MG91, the proteins below share one genomic window:
- a CDS encoding alkaline phosphatase family protein, whose product MQVTRRRRRAGRGLAGLLARRVGRRRPVVVTAVTALAVTAAGAAFASTDQFGHDQVGQVTRNGQVISSDQYIAPYGDRLVLNSGKIMSSSVSPDGTHLAAAVTDGGSALSIVDLKNWKEQQLVGTAATSNPRIASNSVGQEGPTYSPDGKQLWLGQTDGYTRFTVNDDGSVGSPTTVAVPADGAKHALVGEPVFSADGSTVYAAVNGQNRVIALDAATGAIKQSWAVGNAPRDMVQVGDKLYVSNEGGRPARPGDTTINSYDTQVPADPRTAATTTGTVSVIDLAKPDAAPSSITVGLHPTALYAKKGALFVTNTATNDVSVIDTAKGKVVQTISTKPWPEASVGYEPDAVTLTGDGRLLVTLGRANAVAVYRYISPQEPVSYIGLLPTDYFPSEIATAGDQVVVSNTRGIDARRPTTKAGHATHDTTASVQHFTLPSDRVIRSQTSKVFRQNGWTHGAVEKANSRHRTKAVPVPQRIGDPSTIKHVFLIVKENRTYDQLYGDMPEGNGDPALTEFGENVTPNQHALARQFGLYDNTYDIGTNSAEGHNWLMQADDPEYTESSAGEYARSYDTEDDALGHQRSGFLWTGAQDAGRSVRDFGEFQQFLTKPADASWQNLYCDAKNMRSTGQDTAYDLVSSSPIPSLNSVSVPGFAKFDTSVPDVYRAEIWKQDFEKNGPSNLNMFWLSSDHTGGPASSPAQVADNDLATGRIVDTISHSKYWKDSAIFVVEDDSQAGLDHVDGHRAPIQIISPWARHATVDSHYYSQITMIRTIEQILGIHPMNQKDSAATPMTAAFTKKPDYTPFTAVPNRTALTDGLKTPPPCGVDTPAAQDPNAAAVPSTKVPAARSGLAAEWAAWKSKQRLTGPHAVPDYANPAQMNHFTWYETHGWKTPYPGEKEIYAPKDVPGAFIPSTDTD is encoded by the coding sequence ATGCAGGTAACACGCCGCCGCAGGCGTGCCGGGAGAGGCCTTGCCGGTCTCCTCGCAAGACGCGTCGGGCGCCGCAGGCCCGTGGTCGTCACCGCCGTCACGGCGCTCGCCGTGACGGCCGCCGGTGCCGCTTTCGCGTCGACGGACCAGTTCGGCCACGACCAGGTGGGCCAGGTCACCCGGAACGGCCAGGTCATCTCAAGCGACCAGTACATCGCCCCGTACGGCGACCGGCTCGTCCTGAACAGCGGCAAGATCATGTCGTCGTCGGTCAGTCCCGACGGCACGCATCTCGCCGCGGCCGTCACCGACGGCGGGTCCGCGCTGTCGATCGTGGACCTGAAGAACTGGAAGGAGCAGCAGCTCGTCGGCACGGCCGCGACGTCGAACCCGCGGATCGCGAGCAACAGCGTCGGCCAGGAAGGCCCGACGTACTCGCCCGACGGCAAGCAGCTGTGGCTCGGCCAGACCGACGGCTACACCCGGTTCACGGTGAACGACGACGGCAGCGTCGGCAGCCCGACGACCGTCGCCGTCCCCGCGGACGGCGCCAAGCACGCGCTCGTGGGCGAGCCCGTGTTCTCCGCGGACGGCTCGACCGTGTACGCGGCCGTCAACGGGCAGAACCGGGTCATCGCCCTGGACGCGGCGACCGGCGCGATCAAGCAGAGCTGGGCCGTCGGCAACGCGCCGCGCGACATGGTCCAGGTCGGCGACAAGCTCTACGTCAGCAACGAGGGCGGCCGCCCGGCGCGGCCCGGCGACACCACGATCAACTCGTACGACACGCAGGTCCCGGCCGACCCGAGGACCGCGGCCACCACGACCGGCACGGTCAGCGTCATCGACCTGGCGAAGCCGGACGCCGCGCCGTCGAGCATCACCGTCGGTCTGCACCCGACGGCGCTGTACGCCAAGAAGGGCGCGCTGTTCGTCACCAACACCGCCACGAACGACGTGTCGGTCATCGACACCGCGAAGGGCAAGGTCGTCCAGACCATCTCGACCAAGCCGTGGCCCGAGGCCTCGGTGGGCTACGAGCCCGACGCGGTGACGCTCACCGGCGACGGCCGGCTCCTGGTGACGCTCGGCCGCGCGAACGCCGTCGCTGTCTACCGCTACATCTCCCCGCAGGAGCCGGTGAGTTACATCGGTCTGCTGCCGACGGACTACTTCCCCTCGGAGATCGCGACGGCCGGCGATCAGGTCGTCGTCTCCAACACCCGTGGCATCGACGCCCGCAGGCCGACCACGAAGGCCGGACACGCCACGCACGACACGACGGCCAGCGTGCAGCACTTCACGCTGCCGAGCGACCGCGTGATCAGGTCGCAGACGTCGAAGGTGTTCCGGCAGAACGGCTGGACCCACGGCGCCGTCGAGAAGGCGAACAGCAGGCACCGCACCAAGGCGGTGCCGGTCCCCCAGCGGATCGGCGACCCGTCGACGATCAAGCACGTGTTCCTGATCGTCAAGGAGAACCGGACCTACGACCAGCTCTACGGTGACATGCCGGAGGGCAACGGCGATCCGGCGCTCACCGAGTTCGGCGAGAACGTGACGCCCAACCAGCACGCCCTGGCCCGGCAGTTCGGCCTGTACGACAACACGTACGACATCGGCACGAACTCGGCCGAGGGCCACAACTGGCTGATGCAGGCGGACGATCCGGAGTACACCGAGTCCTCGGCCGGTGAGTACGCGCGCAGTTACGACACCGAGGACGACGCGCTCGGCCACCAGCGGTCCGGGTTCCTGTGGACCGGTGCGCAGGACGCGGGCAGGTCCGTCCGGGACTTCGGCGAGTTCCAGCAGTTCCTCACCAAGCCGGCCGACGCGAGCTGGCAGAACCTGTACTGCGACGCGAAGAACATGCGCTCCACCGGGCAGGACACCGCCTACGACCTGGTGTCGTCGTCGCCGATCCCGTCGCTCAACTCCGTCTCGGTGCCCGGCTTCGCGAAGTTCGACACCAGCGTGCCCGACGTCTACCGGGCCGAGATCTGGAAGCAGGACTTCGAGAAGAACGGTCCGTCGAACCTGAACATGTTCTGGCTCTCCAGCGACCACACCGGCGGTCCGGCGAGCTCGCCCGCGCAGGTCGCGGACAACGACCTCGCCACCGGCCGGATCGTGGACACGATCTCGCACTCCAAGTACTGGAAGGACTCCGCGATCTTCGTGGTCGAGGACGACTCCCAGGCCGGTCTCGACCACGTCGACGGCCACCGCGCGCCGATCCAGATCATCAGCCCCTGGGCGCGGCACGCCACCGTCGACAGCCACTACTACTCGCAGATCACGATGATCCGCACCATCGAGCAGATCCTCGGGATCCACCCGATGAACCAGAAGGACAGTGCGGCGACGCCGATGACGGCGGCCTTCACGAAGAAGCCGGACTACACGCCCTTCACCGCGGTGCCCAACCGCACCGCGCTCACCGACGGCCTCAAGACCCCGCCGCCGTGCGGCGTGGACACTCCGGCGGCCCAGGACCCGAACGCGGCGGCCGTGCCGTCGACCAAGGTCCCGGCGGCGCGCAGCGGTCTCGCGGCCGAGTGGGCCGCCTGGAAGTCGAAGCAGCGCCTGACCGGCCCGCACGCCGTGCCGGACTACGCCAACCCCGCGCAGATGAACCACTTCACGTGGTACGAGACGCACGGGTGGAAGACGCCGTATCCGGGCGAGAAGGAGATCTACGCGCCCAAGGATGTGCCGGGCGCCTTCATTCCGTCGACCGACACCGACTGA